CCTGAGGTCCAGTACTTTGTGGGGAATGAAACTTCATATGAGTGTTACTCTGGATACACATTGAGAGGATCATCCAAACGGATTTGCTTACCAAATGGGAAGTGGAGTGGCTCCACTCCAATCTGCAGCCGTGACTGTAAGTCTTGAGcaacatttcattgttttttgctttgctttgttttgcttaCTTTTTGGGTGAATAGAGATTTTTCATATGGGACAAACCCATGTGTATGGAGTGAATTAAATGGGTTAAAAATCAGTATTTGAGACAGGATTAGACCTTATGATGTGATGACAtctgaaaacaaagaagaagtcACCATCCTTATTATGCTTTCAAACATGGTGCCAGCCAACAAGGATGATTAAGGTAGAAAACATGTAGATAAATGTAATAGAGAGTACACTACACCAATACATTTCAGGAAATAAGACCTCAAacctttttgtcctttttagaAATAACAGTCGGGAATTGAgttccatttctgtttttccccaGCCGGTGCTGCCTGTCCTGATCCTGGAGTCCCACCTGGAGCCTCTAGAGCAGGAAATATGTTTGGGATTGATGACAAAGTGAGATACACCTGCAATGGCGAACTGTTTTTGGTGGGCTCTAAGGAAAGAGTGTGTCTGGAGAACGGCCAGTGGACCGGGACAGAGCCAGCATGCTACTGTAAGATTTGTTAATTTCATATTAATAGTTATTAATCAATATATTCCTGAGGTACAGAGCtactttaaaatgaagtcatCCTGTTTAAATCGTCATGTGAATGactgtgtgaatgactgaatacAGTGTGAAGCGCTTTAGAGTCCGCTGAACTAAATAAACCACTATTGACCTtttgcacgtgacgtcacgctcTCCAGAACTCCGCCCACTCCACCATAGCTGCAGTCAAAATGCGCTCCTTTAAAACCAGTCTAAAAACAGACTTGTAGCCTCATATCGCTTCTATTTAGTTGatctcactttaaaaatggtcacaGGGCCCTGCACGGTCGgttgcacaaacagacaaggatagaaaccaaacatgtcattttatcttataacttttaatgaggaaagatatGGCGACAACGGACAGCTGCTGTCAATAATAATGACTATCAGCCCTCAGTGTAATCACGGATTTGCAtcgaacactttttacaagaaaagaagattaacgttcatatactttataagtaaGTATGATTAAAAAGATATCAACTATGGGGAAGGTATGCGTCTAACcattagtaaccatggagacaacGCCGCATCATgcgtcatgtagcctagcatgtattAAAAAAACCTGATTAGCATCTTgtcttttgtacgtttttaagGCTGCTCCACTGTAAGGGGAAACGCttaccaaacattttattttttttgtctgtacttcttttgttttggtcaacgaaactctttttttcccctagaTCTTTAAATCTGCATTACTgaattaaattgtgttttattttgctgctaCTTCTTTCAGATAAGCACACGTTTGATACCCCACGCGAGGTTGCAGAATCATTTGGAGGTGCGATTAAAGGCACCCTCACCACTACACAATCTCTTAGTAAGTTCCTGGACTTCATCTTATGACAATATTTGAAACTATAACTGCAATATATTAGAAACAAATGTCTTACTTTTTGTTAAACATGACTAAGAGTGACATGACATATGGCATGacaaaaagatatttattgcTAATTATTCCTGATTGCACATGTAAAACAACTGTTTGAATGTGGCTCATTCATAAAACCTCTTGTTACCCAGATGATACCCAAGAAGGGAGATTAATCAGGATTTCAAAAAGTGGGACTCTCAACATCTACATAGGTGTGGACATTTCAGAAAGCATAGTAGAAGAAGATTTTAAGAAAGCAAGAGACGCTGTCATAACTCTGATTAAAAAGGTAAGGAcgtctttaaagaaaaaaaaaaagatgtcagtTATAATTTTAGGAGAGCaaacaaatgtgacaaaaacccATGAGGAATATTcctgtctgaaataaaaataaccacGAGGATGCTGATACACAAAGTGAAAACCCACACGTAAACCTGGCAGCATTTgtgactttaaaacatttcttcagcagcagaataatttaaaagataTTCTTTTGTCCTGCACAACTGCAGGCGTTCcaaattcacaaaatatttactGTCCTTGCGTCGCCCCTTTTTAAAGTTGCAATGCAAAAATTGTCAGGGTGTTAGAATAAACTCACAAAGCATTTGTTCAGTCCACAATAATGATCGGCATCATAAACTTTactgttcattaaaaaaattgggCTAAAGACAGAGACATTTAGGTGTCATCAGCCGGTcatattaaaagttttatattattttctaatGGAAAGGTCAACTGCTTTAGAGCCCCCTCTGCCTTACGATGCGCTGAGTGTGCAGAGACTCAGCAGCATAGTGCTTGGACTGCAGTTATTCTATGATGGCTCTGCTGATTGCGGGTGGAGTTAAAGGGTCTGAGGATGCTCACAGGGTGAGACCACAGACTCCTGTTGATGGGTGCTGGCAATAAATTTGCTGAGCTCTTAAAGAAGGTTAGAAACGTAGCAGTTAGTGCTACTAGGTCTGGACATTTATTCAATCTATGAAATTAATCAAAAGACATGTTATAGCACAGAGTGgacaatttttacatgtaaatgaGAATTCGTCTTTCTAAAAATACTCAGTTGGGTCCGATTGTGTGAAGCTTTTATTCAGTGCTTCCACGCACTTATAGGCTCATTTGACATACAGTTTCTTGTTCCCTTTGGCCGCCACAACAGCAGCCTATTAGAGGTAAATTTAATTATGAATTACAAATCATAATCTTGACTGATGTTCCTTGGCGCGAGGCCCTTGGCCCGTTGTCAAAGTCCGCTTCTGGAAAAGCACCCAGCTGATAAATGGATAGCTTTCTCTATAGGATAACAACCCTAAGCAATTTAAAGTATCAGGCGTGCTGGATTAACAAAGCATTTCACAGCAATTGTTCAAGTTAACTTGTGCTCGTAAAGATGTGTCCGACGTTTACACAGGACCGCCGCACCTCAACTGTTGTTGTTTCCCACAGATCGCCTCCTTCAGTGTGTCTCCAAACTACGAAATCGTCTTCTTCTCATCTGAAATATACAGGGTCGTCAACATTCTCGATTTTTTCAATGCCAAAGTGAACCTTAGTAAAGTCATAGAAGAcctggaaaagtttaaaatagaAAGTAAGTCTACCCCGAGCACAAGATAATGGTTATAAAACGGTTTTAAATACCTACCTGGACTCTGGTTTaacatctgtgtttttgtggcatttggtttaaagacaaaaacactgGAACAGATTTGAACCTGGTCTTCAAAACCTTTGAGAATCAGATGGCTTTTATAAAGCGACAAGCTGGAGATGAGGGATTTAAAGCTCATCGGCATGCCCTGATCCTTTTCACAGATGGTAACAAGCCTACATCACACATATTGCTTGCAAACACACATCAACCTTCCACAGTTTATTGATACCCTTGGTAacaagtctaaaaaaaaaattcttatttcaTATATTTCAGTACCTTTGGCTAAAGACATAAAACTCGGCCAAGTTACTGGTTTCAGGatagatttaaaatgttaataatttccTTTTCCTTCAGTCTTTGatcaatgcaaaaaataaaaaatatctatgCATTTAAGTTCCAGGGGACTACATTTCAAGCAAAAgaactatataaaaaaatgtattggaataaattctattattttaaaacttagtCTCAGACAAGATCTCCGACAGAATGTTACGTTTTCTTATCTTATTCAGATGTTTCTCATTTCTCTAGCTTCTAACCCtattctgaaaaataattgtGGCACCggtggttttatttaaaaacattattatttgaCATCTGATTTTGTTGCTGACATTTCtatgtttcttttcttgttaCTTTGTAAACCcacaacaacattaaaagaAGATATGTTTTCACACATATTTAGGGATATCAATAAacgtatatatttttttttacatctgaaacTTTTACGAGCAAGACCTTTTCCACAGGTGCGTATAACATGGGTGGTTCTCCTGAGCCTACTGTTGCCAGAATAAAGAACACAGTCTATATGAATCACACTGTGGAGAACCATGTCGGCACAAGAGATGACTTTCTTGGTaagtttaatttagtttttatttgactgaTTAACAACAAAATAGTGCCCAGTGTTCATGCGttccaaaatgtttaataaatccaaaactgaaaagtgttgcttgcatttgtattcaacccctCTTGAGTCAATACTTTCAACTCCTGACAGGTTTTCCTCAAAGATCGGTCTACATTTTGCTCCTTCCATCAGTCAAGCTTCTCAGtgtcttctaaaaaaaaatacctttccATGATGCTTCaaaagatatgaaaaaaattaaacccatACATAATTCTCTTCAAAATTATGCACTAATGCATGTTTGTTCATTACACTGTTGTAAATACTGTATTATTGACCCAGGGAGGCTGAACTATATGTTTGAGCACTTTCTAGATattcatttgtaataaaaaaaagaagaatttaaaaCAGTATACCACTTTCTACAATTTTACAATCATGCACTATTTTGAATTGGCGCGTAAAATCtcatgaaaatacattttcatgagattttacatttgttgtaatttgatctaatttaaaaatgttaaaggggtatgaatacttttgcagggctCTTTACTATCTGCAATGTAAACGAAACACAAACTTACAAAGTAACACCGTTTTGCAGACATCTATATCTTCGCCATTGGGAAGGAGATCTTTGACGACGACCTGCAGCCCCTCACTGTAGGAACCGGAGGAAATCATTACTTCAGGATGTCAAAAATCGTAGAATTAAAGGAGACCTTTGATTTAATAATTGGTGAGTCAACTTTGAAAAGGGAAAGTTGTAAAAagcctctgttttttttttaatttcgtCAGCTGTAATGTGCGTGTGTTTGCGTGGGCGTGTCTGTGtgcatgtgggggtgtgcgcgcgcgtgtgtgtgtgtgtgtgtgtgtgcgtgtgctgGTATAGTTCCCGTAATTCTTCATTTGGCACTAATTTAGCTCAGGGAGGTAAGTGATCTTAAATGGGACTCTGAATGGTTCTCTAGTTTCCCAAAGTAGTCAGGAAGAGAGCTGTTTTCTTCTGATGGGAATGGATGTGATGAAGCCCCTCAGTGGACCTGAGTGGAGTCTTTTAATCTAATGCAACAAGCTCTAtacttgttattttttttaaaatttcctttacagtttaaatatttattttaaatttctaaataCTGTCCCGTTTGTTTACCGTTTACGCTAACCATGTATTTGTTTGTTCTGCTTATTGCAGATGAAAGCGAAGTTGTAGGTATGTGTGGCCTGCACAGGGATTATGAAACCACGGAAGATAaagaaagcaaaaggaaaaaataccCATGGTTGGCGTTTATTGTTAACACGGTGAATAATTCAGCAATTTAGTTAATTAATCATACAGCAAAATAGCATTAAAATGCCATGAAATATATGTGTTGCAGCACCATTTATTTATGGTTCTCTTAGAGTTATGTTCCAtctttattttagcaaaaagtCATGCTGGTTTAACAACATACACTTTCTCCACTGCCTGTTCTGTACAACTTCAGGGACGAAAAGGAAAAACTTGCATCGGGTCGCTGGTGACGCCGGACTTTGTCCTGACTGCTGCTCATTGCTTCACCTTTGGTGATTTGCCAGCGAATATAGTAGTTGAAATTGAAGATGGACTGGGCAGCAAAAGTAAATATCACTGACTTTCCTTCTCAATTTGACAA
This region of Xiphophorus hellerii strain 12219 chromosome 11, Xiphophorus_hellerii-4.1, whole genome shotgun sequence genomic DNA includes:
- the LOC116727817 gene encoding complement factor B-like produces the protein MGASSNWSWYAALLWLLSFGAEVLCDCTDHGIQIQGGNFTLTKELEKGSLLIYRCNDGYYPYPALTRICQPNGSWKPAPRRFSPQKCKLVECPDPNVMENGNVSPPEVQYFVGNETSYECYSGYTLRGSSKRICLPNGKWSGSTPICSRDSGAACPDPGVPPGASRAGNMFGIDDKVRYTCNGELFLVGSKERVCLENGQWTGTEPACYYKHTFDTPREVAESFGGAIKGTLTTTQSLNDTQEGRLIRISKSGTLNIYIGVDISESIVEEDFKKARDAVITLIKKIASFSVSPNYEIVFFSSEIYRVVNILDFFNAKVNLSKVIEDLEKFKIENKNTGTDLNLVFKTFENQMAFIKRQAGDEGFKAHRHALILFTDGAYNMGGSPEPTVARIKNTVYMNHTVENHVGTRDDFLDIYIFAIGKEIFDDDLQPLTVGTGGNHYFRMSKIVELKETFDLIIDESEVVGMCGLHRDYETTEDKESKRKKYPWLAFIVNTGRKGKTCIGSLVTPDFVLTAAHCFTFGDLPANIVVEIEDGLGSKMKHVKSFTLHPLYNITAKVKEGVAEFYDYDLAIIRLEEPVRISELARPICIPCTQETSDALNLVGESTCKQQEQVLLKSYREQLGFLTRKDPLVAEKIVHAKLGENRDLCIKKALSAPGITTKKERVAVTDNFLCTGGRVGHRDHIACTGDSGGAVFKNFNQRTIQIGVVSWGTQALCSSTGGLVESNDESRDFHINLFKMIDFLSQNLGDDSQDYTALKFLKNGA